A window of Verrucomicrobiota bacterium contains these coding sequences:
- a CDS encoding LysR family transcriptional regulator, producing MWIRRQPVPVELRHLRYFVAVAEDLSFRKAAKRLHIAEPPLGRQIRDLEEEIGTPLFDRSRNHVRLTAAGQVFLAGARETLEAAARAVAGAQKATRSAVPVPFRIGKFGSFTASFLSQALSLYKDTHPNVSISLFGMDPQAQLDGLLAGQLDLAFVPTFDLLLRRGVAKQIEAQPVLRSPLVVLLPVGHPLAAQANAGRQEKAIPLSKLSGEVFLRFSADQNPSYTLLLVRECRRRAKFRPRLGPEGSDHTDLINLVAAGEGVMLEAQFLFDEAMARLRSASVPARVVARRVALPLFELVAAWSKAHASPQVAEFLKSLASVPQLPKGHAGRSNQP from the coding sequence GTGTGGATTCGGCGCCAACCAGTGCCGGTGGAACTTCGGCATTTGCGCTATTTTGTCGCCGTTGCTGAAGACCTGAGTTTTCGTAAGGCCGCTAAACGGCTGCACATCGCCGAGCCGCCCCTCGGCAGGCAGATTCGCGACCTTGAAGAGGAGATTGGGACGCCGTTGTTTGACCGGAGCCGCAATCACGTGCGTCTGACCGCCGCCGGACAGGTTTTCCTGGCCGGCGCCCGCGAGACGTTGGAAGCCGCCGCCCGAGCGGTCGCCGGCGCACAGAAGGCGACGCGCTCGGCCGTGCCGGTGCCGTTTCGCATCGGGAAGTTTGGCTCCTTCACGGCTTCCTTTCTGTCGCAAGCGCTGTCCCTCTATAAAGATACTCACCCTAACGTGAGCATTTCGCTGTTCGGCATGGACCCGCAGGCGCAGTTGGACGGGTTGCTCGCCGGCCAGCTTGACCTGGCCTTCGTGCCGACGTTCGACCTGCTCTTGCGCCGGGGGGTGGCCAAACAGATTGAGGCACAACCGGTGCTCCGCTCCCCCCTGGTGGTGCTGCTGCCGGTTGGACACCCGCTGGCGGCGCAAGCCAACGCCGGACGGCAGGAGAAGGCCATCCCGCTCTCCAAACTCTCGGGCGAGGTGTTTCTGCGGTTTTCAGCCGATCAGAACCCCAGTTACACCCTGCTCCTGGTGCGTGAGTGCCGCCGGCGCGCCAAATTTCGCCCCCGCTTGGGACCGGAAGGCAGCGACCATACGGACCTCATCAACCTGGTTGCGGCCGGTGAAGGCGTCATGCTGGAGGCGCAGTTTCTGTTCGACGAAGCCATGGCGCGGCTGCGCTCGGCTTCGGTGCCGGCCCGGGTTGTGGCCCGCCGCGTGGCGCTGCCCCTGTTCGAACTGGTTGCCGCGTGGTCCAAGGCCCACGCTTCACCGCAGGTGGCCGAGTTCCTGAAGAGCTTGGCGTCGGTGCCGCAATTGCCGAAGGGGCACGCCGGCCGTTCAAACCAACCTTGA